A genomic segment from Xyrauchen texanus isolate HMW12.3.18 chromosome 21, RBS_HiC_50CHRs, whole genome shotgun sequence encodes:
- the fbxo36a gene encoding F-box only protein 36a has product MASLLGEVLFEADGQGTAPCKDFYQIIITHNEVIWRWWKISIRSEFRGTPPGEIKQSYNDFLQDDRLQEQVGVVFGPRTLEYILALCQGHINYLDRLPDQLLLKTLSYLSWPDTGHLSQTSSRFRKLCNSEDFWKQMILRHCDMITEDMEMLAKGMGWKNIFFKFYCNEEEHGSTAHPAEEDKPSTATSP; this is encoded by the exons ATGGCGTCTCTTTTGGGTGAAGTGTTGTTTGAAGCAGACGGACAGGGTACAGCTCCCTGTAAAGACTTCTACCAGATTATTATCACACATAATGAG GTTATATGGAGGTGGTGGAAGATTTCAATTCGGTCTGAATTCAGAGGGACACCACCTGGAGAGATAAAACAGTCCTACAATGACTTTTTGCAGGATGACAGATTGCAGG AGCAGGTAGGTGTGGTGTTTGGTCCCAGGACTCTGGAATACATTTTGGCTCTGTGCCAAGGACATATTAACTACCTAGATCGTTTACCTGACCAGCTGCTCCTTAAGACCCTTTCCTACTTGTCCTGGCCTGACACTGGCCACCTCAGCCAAACCTCAAGCAGGTTTAGGAAG CTGTGTAACTCAGAGGATTTCTGGAAGCAGATGATCCTGAGACATTGTGACATGATAACAGAAGACATGGAGATGCTGGCGAAGGGCATGGGCTGGAAGAACATCTTCTTCAAGTTTTACTGTAATGAAGAAGAGCATGGCAGCACTGCCCATCCCGCAGAAGAAGACAAACCCAGTACTGCTACATCTCcatga